Within Candidatus Margulisiibacteriota bacterium, the genomic segment AAAAGAAGACCACAGCACGTACAAAAACGGCTGATGCATACCAAGAAGATGCAGCAGCGGCGAGACCATCAAATTGAAATTGTTCTTCAGCAAATAAGCGCCAAACAAGGCGGCGATCACTAACTGTCCGGCCAATTTATAGCGCGCTTTTAAGCCGTTATTTTTGCCGTTTTTGACGATCAAAAAATCGTCGATAAAACCGATCACGCCAGTCAGAGTAAAAAGCGCCAGTAAAATAAACGCCTCATTAGTCAGGCGCGGCAGTCTGCTTAAAAACGGCAAAAATAAAACCGCCAGCAGATCGAGCGAAGCAATGATCATCAATCCGCCCATGACCGGCGTGCCGGCCTTGGCCTGATGGCTTTGCGGGCCGCACTCGCGCACGGCCTGCTTGAATTGGAAACGCCGCAAGCAGCGCAAACCTAAATAGTTAATGCTTACACTGACAGCAATGGCAGGCAGGATCACCAAAAAGATTTTCACTTTTTGCCTTTCAGTCGAATATTCACCGAATGAGCGTGCGCGGCTAAACCTTCCGTTTTGGCTAAAACAGCCACATGCTTTTGCGCGGCGCGCAGATCGGATTTGGCGTACTCCAGCAGCGAGGTGCGCTTGATAAAATCTGCCACACCCAGCGGCGAAGCAAAA encodes:
- a CDS encoding histidinol dehydrogenase, with the translated sequence AEQVNNAGAIFIGAYSPVALGDYFAGPNHVLPTGGTARFASPLGVADFIKRTSLLEYAKSDLRAAQKHVAVLAKTEGLAAHAHSVNIRLKGKK